In one window of Camelus dromedarius isolate mCamDro1 chromosome 7, mCamDro1.pat, whole genome shotgun sequence DNA:
- the FZD1 gene encoding frizzled-1, which translates to MAEEEAPKKSRASGGGASWELCARALAAGPVAEGSGDTGSRRRRPSAHSRHLARRLLLLLWLLEAPLLLGVRAQAAGQGPGPGQQPPPPPPQQQQSGQQYNGERGISIPDHGYCQPISIPLCTDIAYNQTIMPNLLGHTNQEDAGLEVHQFYPLVKVQCSAELKFFLCSMYAPVCTVLEQALPPCRSLCERARQGCEALMNKFGFQWPDTLKCEKFPVHGAGELCVGQNTSDKGTPTPSLLPEFWTSNPQHGGGGHRGGGGFPGGAGASERGKFSCPRALKVPSYLNYHFLGEKDCGAPCEPTKVYGLMYFGPEELRFSRTWIGIWSVLCCASTLFTVLTYLVDMRRFSYPERPIIFLSGCYTAVAVAYIAGFLLEDRVVCNDKFAEDGARTVAQGTKKEGCTILFMMLYFFSMASSIWWVILSLTWFLAAGMKWGHEAIEANSQYFHLAAWAVPAIKTITILALGQVDGDVLSGVCFVGLNNVDALRGFVLAPLFVYLFIGTSFLLAGFVSLFRIRTIMKHDGTKTEKLEKLMVRIGVFSVLYTVPATIVIACYFYEQAFRDQWERSWVAQSCKSYAIPCPHLQAGGGAPPHPPMSPDFTVFMIKYLMTLIVGITSGFWIWSGKTLNSWRKFYTRLTNSKQGETTV; encoded by the coding sequence ATGGCTGAGGAGGAGGCGCCTAAGAAGTCCCGGGCCTCGGGCGGCGGCGCGAGCTGGGAACTTTGTGCCAGGGCTCTCGCGGCTGGGCCGGTGGCAGAGGGAAGCGGGGACACGggcagccgccgccgccgtccCTCAGCTCACTCCCGGCACTTAGCGCGCCGGCTGCTACTACTGCTTTGGCTGCTGGAGGCTCCGCTGCTGCTGGGGGTCCGGGCGCAGGCGGCTGGTCAGGGGCCCGGGCCGGGACAGCAGCCCCCGCCTCCGCCACCTCAGCAGCAGCAGAGCGGGCAGCAGTACAACGGCGAGCGGGGCATCTCTATACCGGACCACGGCTACTGCCAGCCCATTTCCATCCCGCTGTGCACGGACATCGCATACAACCAGACTATCATGCCTAACCTGCTGGGCCACACGAACCAGGAGGATGCGGGCCTCGAGGTGCACCAGTTCTATCCGCTAGTGAAGGTGCAGTGCTCGGCCGAGCTCAAGTTCTTCTTGTGCTCCATGTACGCGCCCGTGTGCACTGTGCTGGAGCAGGCTCTGCCGCCTTGCCGCTCCCTGTGCGAGCGCGCGCGCCAGGGCTGTGAGGCGCTCATGAACAAGTTCGGCTTCCAGTGGCCTGACACACTGAAGTGCGAGAAGTTCCCGGTGCACGGCGCCGGCGAGCTGTGCGTGGGCCAGAACACTTCGGACAAGGGCACCCCGACGCCCTCATTGCTGCCTGAGTTCTGGACCAGCAATCCCCAGCATGGCGGCGGGGGTcaccgcggcggcggcggcttcCCGGGCGGCGCCGGCGCGTCAGAGCGAGGCAAGTTCTCGTGCCCGCGCGCCCTCAAGGTGCCGTCTTACCTCAACTACCACTTTCTGGGGGAGAAAGACTGCGGCGCGCCCTGCGAGCCGACCAAGGTGTACGGGCTCATGTACTTTGGGCCGGAAGAGCTGCGCTTCTCGCGCACCTGGATCGGCATCTGGTCGGTGCTGTGCTGCGCCTCCACGCTCTTCACGGTGCTCACGTACCTGGTGGACATGCGGCGCTTCAGCTACCCGGAGCGGCCCATCATCTTCCTGTCAGGCTGCTACACGGCAGTGGCCGTGGCCTACATCGCCGGCTTCCTGCTGGAGGACCGGGTGGTATGTAATGACAAGTTCGCCGAGGACGGGGCGCGCACAGTGGCGCAGGGCACCAAGAAGGAGGGCTGCACCATCCTCTTCATGATGCTCTACTTCTTCAGCATGGCCAGCTCCATCTGGTGGGTGATCCTGTCGCTCACCTGGTTCCTGGCAGCTGGCATGAAGTGGGGCCACGAAGCCATCGAGGCTAACTCTCAGTATTTTCACCTGGCTGCCTGGGCCGTGCCGGCCATCAAGACCATCACCATCCTGGCGCTGGGCCAGGTGGACGGCGACGTGCTGAGCGGGGTGTGCTTCGTGGGGCTCAACAACGTGGACGCGCTGCGCGGCTTCGTGCTGGCTCCACTGTTCGTGTACCTGTTCATCGGTACATCTTTCCTTCTGGCAGGCTTCGTGTCCCTCTTCCGCATTCGCACCATCATGAAGCACGACGGCACCAAGACCGAGAAGCTGGAGAAGCTCATGGTGCGCATCGGCGTCTTCAGCGTGCTTTACACGGTGCCAGCGACTATCGTCATCGCCTGCTACTTCTATGAGCAGGCCTTCCGGGACCAGTGGGAGCGCAGCTGGGTGGCCCAGAGCTGCAAGAGCTAtgccatcccctgcccccacctccaggcgGGCGGAGGCGCCCCTCCGCACCCGCCCATGAGCCCCGACTTCACAGTCTTCATGATCAAGTACCTTATGACGCTGATCGTGGGCATCACGTCAGGCTTCTGGATCTGGTCCGGCAAGACCCTCAACTCCTGGAGGAAGTTCTACACCAGGCTAACCAACAGCAAACAGGGGGAGACCACCGTCTAA